A stretch of the Agelaius phoeniceus isolate bAgePho1 chromosome 1, bAgePho1.hap1, whole genome shotgun sequence genome encodes the following:
- the TMUB1 gene encoding transmembrane and ubiquitin-like domain-containing protein 1, whose amino-acid sequence MALIEGVGDEVTVLFALLLAAAVLGLAWASTRAPEPATPPAEAAPSTAPAERKASTPNPAPAPTPAPAEGAAASDEAEGLRHRSPPAATAEGPAEPTLVLRLKFLNDTERLARVRPGDTVGALKRTYFPGQEQQVRLIYQGQLLRDDTQSLAGLHLGHLSVLHCHLSPPSAAPTAPGSPGPRSPAPAALGVGSLALPLFVLLLALLWYLQLQHRHVFTATATTCLAGLTLLVTFVAFAMYRR is encoded by the exons ATGGCGCTCATCGAGGGCGTCGGCGATGAGGTGACGGTGCTGTTCGCGCTGCTGCTGGCGGCCGCCGTGCTGGGGCTCGCCTGGGCCTCCACGCGCGCCCCCGAGCCCGCGACGCCGCCGGCTGAGGCGGCCCCGAGCACGGCCCCCGCCGAGCGCAAGGCCTCGACCCCCaacccggccccggccccgacccCTGCCCCGGCCGAGGGAGCGGCGGCCTCCGATGAGGCGGAGGGGCTGCGGCACCGGAGCCCTCCCGCAGCCACTGCCGAGGGCCCCGCTGAACCCACGCTGGTGCTGCGGCTCAAGTTCCTGAACGACACGGAGCGCCTGGCGCGGGTGCGCCCCGGGGACACCGTCGGTGCGCTCAAGAG GACCTACTTcccggggcaggagcagcaggtgcGCTTGATCTACCAGGGACAGCTGCTGCGTGacgacacccagagcctggcgGGGCTGCACCTGGGCCACCTGAGCGTCCTGCACTGCCACCTGTCGCCGCCCAGCGCGGCCCCCACggcccccggcagccccggcccccgcAGCCCTGCGCCCGCGGCGCTGGGTGTGGGCAGCCTGGCGCTGCCGCTCTtcgtgctgctgctggccctgctctggtacctgcagctgcagcaccgGCACGTCTTCACCGCCACCGCCACCACCTGCCTGGCCGGCCTCACTCTGCTCGTCACCTTCGTGGCCTTCGCCATGTACCGCAGATAG
- the FASTK gene encoding fas-activated serine/threonine kinase: MLCPLLCPWLRALTRAGPRGPAARERRGAAMFPACCCAGKARPRLLLPLDPYGHGLLPAVHPDGGRGRAHGKRKSWNFIHEKMSYDTFFTMKRLIERSRSVGEVLRWVTQNPGKVSASHYPIALHKLGQLLQQQPGPPAGAGDGRGPAGQVLEQPEFHVLCQAIVSGCAKFDNFSIVNCLYAAAALGLPGESPLVRVLEDESRSRLGRFNQKDVSMVFSSVMRLHPSSPHPLVESCLSSLERHLEKERHPQTLFLLLSYYRLRAQALQGHAASDQQLINNRKILRLVRHTLGQVSAMREHELALLDEMLALCAQEANNKALEAIFSSQLFYENRQERFIRSMAEWLPRKAENLTPYTMALIAKYVARHRLREPRLLDTIANFLLKRGEQLDSKVIQKLVFPFSRMNYRPSNHGELFPKLEAILEQKAGSSPLATVNILMSMFQLSHFPQTVLHQVFSPGFITNVMSSPYALIVRRYLSLLDAAVELEFREYSGPRLDPRYRVLMFEHALTADEANRKYSYKGLVAEALRQLVGEECYRQDEVLPPGYCTDFLLWINRSGTVLPLSRVPAASRAPPATSPVTMSLRSSVLALTSDLQDFAPFAAEAPSSPPGPRESGRAGRFLPALCPAPGGPCFQPPSDYYCGLSKEPSLASPGSSTLSSPSECLSAPPPGTPDCSPRTSAASLFQFPIGKILEEEEEAAGCPGQEHGCFQGEQAQEQAEERSPPASEDPGPPPSPCQPSPKRGPQEGLQGAEEIQRVVLSVNDKWHYCQNSDILVGSRAMRDRHLRLLGYCLVQLPYTELEKVSGIEEAKHYLRQKLRELRF; this comes from the exons ATGCTGTGCCCGCTGCTGTGCCCATGGCTCCGCGCTCTGACCCGGGCGGGCCCGCGGGGCCCGGCTGCCCGTGAGCGCCGCGGTGCCGCGATGTTTCCCGCCTGCTGCTGCGCCGGCAAGGCCAGgccgcggctgctgctgcccctggaccCCTACGGCCATGGGCTGCTGCCCGCCGTGCACCCGGAcggcggccggggccgggcccaCGGCAAGAGGAAGAGCTGGAACTTCATCCACGAGAAGATGAGCTACGACACCTTCTTCACCATGAAGCGGCTGATCGAGCGCTCGCGCAGCGTGGGCGAGGTGCTGCGCTGGGTCACGCAGAACCCGGGCAAGGTGTCGGCCAGTCACTACCCCATAGCGCTGCAcaagctggggcagctcctgcagcagcagccgggGCCGCCCGCGGGGGCCGGGGACGGCCGCGGGCCCGCGGggcaggtgctggagcagcccgAGTTCCACGTGCTCTGCCAGGCCATCGTCAGCGGCTGCGCCAAGTTCGACAACTTCAGCATCGTCAACTGCCTGTACGCGGCGGCCGCGCTGG GGCTGCCCGGGGAGTCCCCACTGGTGCGGGTGCTGGAGGACGAGTCCCGCAGCCGCCTGGGCCGCTTCAACCAGAAGGACGTGTCGATGGTGTTCAGCAGCGTGATGCGGCTGCACCCCTCCAGCCCGCACCCGCTGGTCGAGTCGTGCCTCAGCAGCCTGGAGCGGCATCTGGAGAAGGAGCGGCACCCCCAGaccctgttcctgctgctctcctacTACCGGCTGCGGGCGCAGGCGCTGCAGGGCCACGCGGCCTCCGACCAGCAGCTCATCAACAACCGCAAGATTCTGCGCCTGGTGCGGCACACGCTGGGCCAGGTGAGCGCCATGAGGGAGCACGAGCTGGCGCTGCTGGACGAGATGCTGGCCCTGTGTGCCCAGGAGGCCAACAACAAGGCCCTGGAGGCCATCTTCAGCTCCCAGCTCTTCTACGAGAACCGGCAGGAGCGCTTCATTCGCAGCATGGCAG AGTGGCTGCCCCGGAAGGCAGAGAACCTGACTCCCTACACCATGGCCCTCATTGCCAAGTACGTGGCACGGCACCGGCTGCGTGAGCCGCGCCTGCTCGACACCATCGCCAACTTCCTGCTGAAGCGTGGCGAGCAGCTCGACAGCAAG GTGATCCAGAAGTTGGTGTTTCCCTTCAGCCGGATGAACTACCGCCCCTCCAACCACGGCGAGCTCTTCCCCAAGCTGGAGGCCATCCtggagcagaaggctggcaGCTCCCCACTGGCCACCGTCAACATCCTCATGTCCATGTTCCAGCTCAGCCACTTCCCGCAGACTGTCCTGCACCAGGTCTTCTCCCCAGGCTTCATCACCAATGTCATGA GCAGCCCCTACGCGCTGATCGTGCGCCGGTACCTGTCGCTGCTGGACGCGGCCGTGGAGCTGGAGTTCCGCGAGTACAGCGGCCCCCGGCTGGACCCGCGCTACCGCGTGCTCATGTTCGAGCACGCCCTGACCGCCGACGAGGCCAACAGAAAGTACAG CTACAAGGGGCTGGTGGCTGAGGCTCTGCGGCAGCTGGTGGGGGAGGAATGCTACCGGCAGGACGAGGTGCTGCCTCCTGGGTACTGCACAG ACTTCCTGCTGTGGATCAACCGCTCAGGCACGGTGCTGCCTCTCTCACGTGTTCCAGCAGCTTCCAGGGCGCCCCCAGCCACGTCCCCCGTCACCATGTCCCTGCGGTCCAGCGTCCTTGCCCTCACCTCAGATTTGCAGGACTTTGCCCCGTTTGCTGCAGAGGCACCCAGCAGCCCCCCAGGCCCCCGGgagagcggccgggccgggcggttCCTGCCGGCGCTctgcccggccccggggggGCCCTGCTTCCAGCCCCCCTCGGACTATTACTGCGGGCTGAGCAAGGAGCCCTCCCTGGCCAGCCCGGGCAGCTCCACGCTCAGCAGCCCCTCCGAGTGCCTCTCGGCGCCGCCGCCCGGCACCCCCGACTGCTCGCCCCGCACCTCCGCCGCCTCCCTCTTCCAGTTCCCCATCGGCAAAatcctggaggaggaggaggaggccgccggctgccctggccaggagcacGGCTGCTTCCAGGGGGAGCAGGCCCAGGAGCAGGCCGAGGAGCGGAGCCCCCCAGCCAGCGAGGACCCCGGCCCCCCGCCCTCGccgtgccagcccagccccaagcGGGGCCCCCAagaagggctgcagggagccgAGGAGATCCAGAG GGTGGTGCTGTCGGTCAATGACAAGTGGCACTACTGCCAGAACTCCGACATCCTGGTGGGCTCCCGGGCCATGCGGGACCGGCACCTGCGGCTGCTGGGATACTGTCTGGTGCAG cTGCCCTACACGGAGCTGGAGAAGGTGAGTGGCATCGAGGAGGCCAAGCACTACCTGCGGCagaagctgagggagctgcgCTTCTGA